The Lysobacter gummosus genome includes a region encoding these proteins:
- a CDS encoding pilus assembly PilX family protein has protein sequence MNTIRIRRSFPVPPSAQRGAVLYVALIMLILLALIGITAMQVTGLQERMTSSYRSTNMAFQNAEGRARGKESDLQRQVQSAGTEAIDLDQPLCTSGFDPSAWAEKLKYANPLPAKLSFTRRIDECVSGGTGIGMGTVPLSENTNLIFQVTAYAVDHGTNPGSDAVIDTIFVP, from the coding sequence ATGAATACGATCCGTATCAGGCGCTCTTTCCCGGTGCCGCCCTCCGCCCAGCGCGGCGCGGTGCTGTATGTCGCGCTCATCATGTTGATTCTGCTGGCGCTGATCGGCATTACCGCGATGCAGGTGACCGGTTTGCAGGAGCGAATGACCTCCAGTTATCGCTCGACCAACATGGCCTTCCAGAACGCCGAGGGCCGCGCGCGCGGAAAAGAAAGCGATTTGCAGCGTCAGGTTCAGAGCGCCGGCACCGAGGCGATCGATCTCGATCAGCCCCTGTGCACGTCCGGCTTCGATCCCTCGGCTTGGGCGGAGAAACTCAAATATGCCAATCCATTGCCGGCCAAGCTGAGTTTCACCCGTCGCATCGACGAATGCGTTTCCGGCGGCACGGGCATCGGCATGGGCACCGTGCCGCTGAGCGAGAACACCAATCTGATCTTCCAGGTCACGGCCTATGCCGTTGACCACGGCACGAACCCCGGTTCGGACGCCGTCATCGACACCATTTTCGTGCCCTGA
- a CDS encoding PilW family protein, with the protein MVALLLSTLLVLGLIQIFSTSRASYQMAQGLARAQESSRFAIDALQRDARMSGHFGCVSDQAHFYAGNGMFGELFLSNRNNYNSMPAANEPLRFDYSIRGYEATGTAPTDTLNLSTDPVKGTAGDWSPALTTQFFAALKPTPIRGSDIVVLRSLSPESAEVTGFVTGDPATIQVNSAQWDVLTKTSADPGLFGIADCRSVVMFQATKVENVGGAKLVTVEKKGLNQIAFDGSDTFAKGQARLYRAESLVYYVGFKQPEKPRPQDNELVLYRARFTALPGAGSLSLDADTGISEEVVEGVENMQLLYGQDTVTDPAQSPTGVIDSVRTAATLLPDSSSSGGWQRVGEMQVGLLIRSTDPASAQKRTVVQRSLGTQLTLPDDQRYRTVYETNIALRNRLYGN; encoded by the coding sequence ATGGTGGCGCTGCTGCTCAGCACGCTGCTGGTGCTGGGCCTGATCCAGATATTTTCGACCTCTCGCGCGTCCTACCAGATGGCGCAGGGCCTGGCCCGCGCTCAGGAAAGTTCGCGTTTCGCCATCGACGCCTTGCAGCGCGACGCGCGAATGAGCGGGCATTTCGGTTGCGTGTCGGACCAGGCTCATTTCTATGCCGGTAACGGCATGTTCGGCGAGTTGTTTCTGTCGAATCGCAACAATTACAACTCCATGCCGGCTGCGAACGAGCCCTTGCGCTTCGACTATTCGATTCGCGGCTACGAAGCGACCGGTACCGCGCCGACCGATACGCTGAATCTTTCCACCGATCCGGTCAAAGGAACGGCGGGCGACTGGTCTCCGGCGCTGACGACTCAGTTCTTTGCCGCGTTGAAGCCCACTCCGATTCGCGGCAGCGACATCGTCGTACTGCGTTCCCTGTCTCCGGAAAGCGCGGAAGTGACGGGCTTCGTCACCGGCGATCCAGCCACGATCCAAGTCAATTCCGCGCAATGGGACGTATTGACCAAGACGTCGGCCGACCCGGGACTATTCGGTATCGCCGATTGCCGTTCGGTGGTGATGTTCCAGGCAACCAAAGTCGAGAATGTGGGTGGTGCCAAGCTGGTCACCGTGGAGAAAAAGGGGCTGAATCAGATCGCATTCGACGGCTCCGACACCTTCGCCAAGGGGCAGGCGCGTCTGTATCGCGCGGAGAGTCTGGTCTATTACGTGGGTTTCAAGCAGCCGGAAAAACCACGCCCGCAAGACAATGAGCTCGTTCTCTATCGCGCACGTTTCACCGCCCTTCCGGGAGCCGGCAGCCTGTCGCTGGACGCTGACACCGGCATCTCCGAGGAAGTCGTGGAAGGCGTGGAGAACATGCAACTGCTCTACGGCCAAGACACGGTGACCGATCCGGCCCAATCGCCGACCGGTGTCATCGATTCGGTGCGCACCGCCGCGACCTTGTTGCCCGACAGCAGCAGCAGCGGTGGCTGGCAGCGCGTCGGTGAAATGCAGGTCGGCCTGTTGATCCGCAGTACCGATCCGGCCTCCGCGCAGAAGCGCACGGTCGTGCAGCGTTCGCTCGGCACCCAGCTGACGTTGCCCGACGACCAGCGCTATCGCACCGTCTACGAAACCAATATCGCTCTGCGCAACCGACTGTACGGAAACTGA
- the pilV gene encoding type IV pilus modification protein PilV, translating to MSRRLSCRQSPAFGARQRGLSLIEVLMAVLVLGIGLLGLAMLQATNLRLSQSANQRTIATNLSNDLLDDIRSNRLLAAKYDGTYNASSATANANCAKVDKLTPDDRKESFTCRLREALGETGKAVVKVNANKTVSIVITWDDELRWNKLPGAKATEFVMESAL from the coding sequence ATGAGTCGCCGACTTTCGTGTCGTCAATCGCCCGCCTTCGGCGCGCGCCAACGCGGCCTGAGCCTGATCGAAGTATTGATGGCGGTGCTGGTGCTCGGTATCGGTCTGTTGGGTCTGGCGATGCTGCAGGCCACCAACCTGCGCCTGTCGCAGAGCGCGAATCAGCGCACGATCGCGACCAATCTGTCCAACGACCTGCTCGACGACATCCGCTCCAATCGTCTGCTCGCGGCGAAGTACGACGGAACCTACAACGCCTCCTCGGCCACCGCCAACGCCAATTGCGCCAAGGTCGACAAGCTCACTCCGGACGATCGCAAGGAGAGCTTCACTTGCCGGTTGCGCGAGGCGCTGGGCGAAACGGGCAAGGCCGTGGTGAAGGTGAACGCAAACAAGACCGTGAGCATCGTGATTACCTGGGACGATGAGCTGCGGTGGAACAAGCTTCCAGGCGCCAAGGCAACCGAATTCGTGATGGAGAGTGCGCTGTGA
- a CDS encoding GspH/FimT family pseudopilin, whose protein sequence is MTIGIAAILLALALPSFTESIRSNRVSTATNQILATINLARAEALRSKSSARVCPTLDGVQCATTWDEKAGMLVWTDENGNNKFDASKVKRVIEPQEGIVTTVTGFNEIGFDDRGRTLDQKTRAFTIKAAQCKTGAYNVRSFDISRTGRVTVIRGTCP, encoded by the coding sequence GTGACGATCGGGATCGCCGCGATCCTGCTTGCGCTGGCGCTGCCTTCGTTTACCGAGTCGATTCGTTCCAATCGCGTATCCACCGCGACCAATCAGATTCTGGCGACGATCAACCTCGCCCGGGCCGAGGCGCTGCGCAGCAAGAGCAGCGCGCGCGTCTGCCCGACCCTGGACGGCGTCCAATGCGCGACGACCTGGGACGAGAAGGCGGGCATGCTGGTGTGGACCGACGAAAACGGCAACAACAAGTTCGACGCCAGCAAGGTCAAGCGCGTCATCGAGCCGCAGGAAGGCATCGTCACCACCGTCACCGGTTTCAACGAGATCGGTTTCGACGATCGCGGCCGCACCCTGGATCAGAAGACGCGCGCTTTCACCATCAAGGCCGCGCAATGCAAGACCGGCGCGTACAACGTCCGCTCGTTCGACATCAGTCGCACCGGCCGCGTGACCGTCATCCGAGGGACCTGCCCATGA
- a CDS encoding GspH/FimT family protein, producing MRVKILDPFEFAAAIVLVSLLSVLACAAFGAPTRTSRAELLRSGLDGLFAQAGRRAVASGLPVVLCPVDVGFSCTGGGDWSRGWIGFTDENGNRQYDGDDELLRRDLPLPDGVRLYTLAGRSHLRFEPHAGRMVTGGGFVVCDPRRPGEPVALKLSEEGRLRLETPPPSAAEQCAVKRSVAVATTQATDASPAEQPFISTIRRRAGIRVAGRVSGGNPGSG from the coding sequence ATGCGCGTCAAGATTCTCGATCCCTTCGAATTCGCCGCCGCGATAGTGTTGGTGAGCCTGCTGAGCGTGCTCGCCTGCGCCGCGTTCGGCGCCCCCACCCGCACCAGCCGAGCCGAGTTGTTGCGCAGCGGCCTGGACGGCTTGTTCGCACAAGCCGGCCGGCGTGCCGTCGCCAGCGGCCTACCGGTGGTGCTGTGCCCGGTCGATGTCGGCTTTTCCTGCACCGGCGGCGGCGACTGGAGCCGCGGCTGGATCGGCTTCACGGACGAAAACGGCAATCGGCAATACGACGGTGACGACGAGCTGCTGCGCCGCGACCTGCCCCTGCCCGACGGCGTGCGTCTTTACACCCTCGCCGGCCGCAGTCACCTGCGTTTCGAGCCACACGCGGGCCGCATGGTCACCGGCGGCGGCTTCGTCGTGTGCGATCCGCGCCGCCCGGGCGAGCCGGTGGCGCTGAAGCTGTCGGAGGAAGGGCGCTTGCGGTTGGAAACGCCTCCTCCGAGCGCGGCAGAGCAATGCGCGGTGAAACGATCGGTCGCGGTCGCGACTACGCAAGCAACCGATGCTTCGCCGGCGGAGCAGCCGTTCATTTCGACCATCCGGCGTCGCGCCGGTATCCGTGTCGCTGGCCGAGTCTCGGGCGGAAATCCAGGTTCCGGCTAA
- the darG gene encoding type II toxin-antitoxin system antitoxin DNA ADP-ribosyl glycohydrolase DarG codes for MIKITRGNLLKADVDALVNTVNTQGVMGKGIALQFKRAFPKAFAQYEAACARGEVKVGHVHIVDAGGLVGGPKWIVNFPTKAHWRAKSKLVDIKTGLVDLVAACLRLEIRSIAVPPLGCGLGGLSWSDVRPLIERAFEAVPQVDVHLYPPEGAPLAVDMPTNTKRPEMTAGRAALVSLIRRYQDGLMDPFVSLLEVHKLMYFLQEAGQPLRLQYTEGRYGPYAKNLRQVLICVEGHYLQGYGDGADSPTKIIDIMDGAVEAAENFLRDMPDVGEKIERVASLIDGYEDAYGLELLSSVHWVMCQSAEARDSAEGALQKVHEWNDRKSRLLKPEHIRQAWSHLHAASWGSESRSAIH; via the coding sequence ATGATTAAGATCACGCGTGGAAATCTACTTAAAGCCGACGTTGATGCCCTCGTCAACACGGTCAATACCCAGGGTGTTATGGGGAAAGGGATTGCGCTTCAGTTTAAGCGCGCTTTTCCGAAAGCCTTTGCGCAGTACGAAGCCGCATGTGCTCGCGGAGAAGTAAAAGTAGGTCATGTCCATATAGTGGATGCTGGTGGCTTAGTCGGTGGTCCTAAATGGATTGTCAACTTCCCAACCAAAGCTCATTGGCGAGCGAAGAGCAAGCTTGTTGATATCAAGACTGGTTTGGTCGACCTAGTTGCAGCGTGCCTGCGTCTAGAGATTCGATCGATTGCGGTTCCTCCTCTTGGGTGTGGTCTGGGGGGATTGTCGTGGTCGGATGTCCGTCCACTCATTGAGCGCGCTTTTGAAGCCGTCCCGCAAGTCGATGTACATTTGTATCCGCCGGAAGGGGCGCCCCTAGCCGTTGATATGCCTACCAATACGAAGCGTCCGGAGATGACTGCTGGTAGGGCGGCCCTGGTAAGTCTGATACGTCGATACCAAGATGGACTCATGGACCCATTTGTGAGCTTGCTTGAGGTACACAAGCTTATGTACTTCCTGCAGGAGGCGGGGCAGCCACTCAGACTTCAGTACACGGAAGGTCGCTATGGTCCTTATGCGAAGAACTTGAGGCAAGTACTTATCTGTGTTGAGGGACATTACTTGCAAGGTTACGGTGACGGCGCAGATAGTCCGACTAAGATCATTGATATAATGGATGGAGCTGTTGAGGCTGCCGAAAATTTCTTGCGCGATATGCCCGATGTTGGTGAGAAGATCGAGCGCGTAGCAAGCTTGATAGATGGGTATGAAGACGCTTACGGCCTGGAGCTGTTGAGTTCAGTCCACTGGGTAATGTGTCAGTCTGCCGAGGCACGTGACTCCGCGGAAGGCGCTCTTCAAAAAGTCCACGAATGGAATGATCGAAAGAGTCGGCTCCTCAAGCCTGAGCACATTAGGCAGGCATGGAGCCACTTGCATGCCGCGTCATGGGGCTCGGAATCTCGCAGTGCGATCCACTAG
- a CDS encoding DarT ssDNA thymidine ADP-ribosyltransferase family protein gives MSTKPWAIHITRVGCYDENAATRVRAILNGQAHVPAVTVERGWYY, from the coding sequence ATGTCTACGAAACCCTGGGCGATTCACATCACCCGAGTAGGGTGTTACGATGAAAACGCTGCGACGCGTGTCAGGGCGATCCTGAATGGCCAAGCGCATGTTCCGGCCGTTACTGTTGAGCGGGGCTGGTACTACTAA
- a CDS encoding IS3 family transposase (programmed frameshift), whose product MSAKRYTDEFKIEAVRQIVEYGRPVAEVAERLGVSVHSLYGWRRQQGKSDVVRRVEKDQNADVRRLKAELRRVTEERDIPKKSRRVLCQGVKVKYAFMKQHADEFGLAAMCRVLGINRSGYYAWLHAPASARARDDQRLLGLIKHSWLESGSIYGHRKITTDLRELGETCSKHRVARLMKQEGLRAMVGYGRRPRPLSGPIGAVANNVLAREFTAQEPNRAWVTDITYIRTHEGFLYLAVVLDLFSRRIVGWATRPTQHSDLVLQALLAAVWRRKPAPGLLLHSDQGSQFTSEDWQSFLKAHGIVCSMSRRGNCHDNAAMESFFQLLKRERVKQRIYHTHDKARGDVFDYIELFYNPKRRHSSNNGLSPIEFERRYALNG is encoded by the exons ATGAGCGCGAAGCGATACACCGATGAGTTCAAGATCGAAGCGGTCCGTCAGATCGTGGAGTACGGGCGGCCGGTGGCCGAAGTAGCCGAGCGCCTGGGCGTGTCGGTGCACAGCCTGTACGGCTGGCGGCGTCAGCAAGGCAAAAGCGATGTGGTTCGTCGTGTGGAAAAAGATCAGAACGCGGACGTGCGACGCCTGAAGGCAGAACTTCGGCGCGTGACTGAAGAACGAGACATCC CTAAAAAAAGCCGCCGCGTACTTTGCCAAGGGGTAAAGGTGAAGTACGCCTTCATGAAGCAGCACGCCGACGAGTTCGGCCTGGCCGCAATGTGCCGTGTCTTGGGCATAAACCGCAGCGGTTACTACGCTTGGCTTCACGCGCCGGCCAGTGCGCGTGCACGCGACGACCAACGTCTGTTGGGATTGATCAAGCACAGTTGGTTGGAAAGCGGCTCGATCTACGGCCATCGCAAGATCACCACGGACCTGCGCGAGTTGGGTGAAACGTGCAGCAAACACCGCGTTGCGCGTTTGATGAAGCAAGAAGGGCTGCGCGCCATGGTGGGCTACGGCCGGCGGCCGCGGCCGTTGAGCGGGCCGATCGGCGCCGTCGCCAACAACGTGCTGGCGCGTGAGTTCACAGCGCAAGAACCCAATCGGGCCTGGGTGACCGACATCACCTACATTCGCACCCACGAAGGCTTCTTGTACTTGGCCGTCGTGCTCGATCTGTTCTCCCGCAGGATCGTGGGCTGGGCCACGCGTCCAACGCAGCACTCCGATCTGGTGCTGCAGGCGCTGCTAGCGGCGGTGTGGCGACGCAAGCCCGCGCCTGGTTTGCTCTTGCACTCGGATCAAGGCAGTCAGTTCACGAGCGAAGACTGGCAGAGCTTTTTGAAGGCCCACGGCATCGTGTGCAGCATGAGCCGACGCGGTAACTGTCACGACAACGCCGCGATGGAAAGCTTCTTCCAGTTGCTCAAGCGCGAACGGGTTAAGCAACGGATCTACCATACCCATGACAAAGCACGAGGCGATGTGTTCGATTACATCGAGCTGTTCTACAACCCCAAACGACGGCACAGTTCCAACAATGGCCTGTCCCCGATAGAGTTTGAAAGGCGGTACGCACTAAACGGCTGA
- the darT gene encoding type II toxin-antitoxin system toxin DNA ADP-ribosyl transferase DarT — protein sequence MPLHYPSVLLYHITEIANLPSIIQGGWLLSDARVASLAHEVIGHGHIKARRLTELTIPCCGNRFVGEFVPFYYCPRSPMLFTINQGNVGKPRGHQKEIVHLVTTVQNATGLNFPWAISDGNAGARGVLFNSEIEALDALDWGAIRTTNWAGLTRQKQAEFLVADYFPWSYIESPRFL from the coding sequence ATGCCGCTCCACTATCCAAGCGTTCTCCTCTATCACATTACCGAAATTGCCAATCTCCCCAGCATCATTCAAGGGGGGTGGCTATTGTCGGACGCTCGCGTGGCATCACTGGCTCACGAAGTTATCGGCCATGGTCACATAAAGGCTCGCCGATTGACGGAGCTCACAATTCCATGTTGCGGCAATCGTTTCGTCGGTGAGTTCGTTCCTTTCTATTACTGCCCTCGTTCCCCGATGTTGTTCACGATCAATCAAGGCAATGTCGGAAAGCCGAGGGGGCATCAGAAGGAGATCGTGCATCTCGTGACTACTGTCCAGAATGCAACTGGGTTGAACTTTCCTTGGGCAATCAGTGATGGCAATGCTGGCGCGCGCGGTGTGCTATTCAACAGCGAGATCGAAGCCTTGGATGCGCTCGATTGGGGAGCTATTAGAACTACCAATTGGGCAGGCCTTACCCGCCAGAAACAAGCTGAGTTCCTGGTTGCTGATTACTTTCCATGGTCATACATTGAATCGCCCAGGTTTTTGTAG
- a CDS encoding TrlF family AAA-like ATPase, translating into MSNPWPYPGSRWWKFDFHTHTPASLDTRAWQLAVDTPDEVTPEKWLLRYMAAEVDCVAITDHNSGAWIDQLKNAYSSMKTHNEAGSGPTGFRPLHIFPGVELSVQGGFHLLAIFSPKASTSDIDSLLGSVGYGGTKGDSDAVTSKGAAEVIQLVLDADGIVIPAHADEISGLLAVIEGTKKSALAAGTLKQILEIDDILAMEWRDDGSPLPSEYDRSKRSWARVIGSDCHNFKGTIVPGYRFTWIKMATPTLEGLRLALLDGNDTSVRRSYEPGPFHPFDTPQNFITRIEIINARYMGNKKGGEEILLTPFYNAIIGGRGTGKSTVIHAVRIAYNRDSELDKLPLESEPRKQFTQFKKEPKDRNGDGALRSDTEINIEMLREGIPHRLSWSATTKKTTVFARSVSGVWEATSSQALGADRFPIRLYSQGQIAAMAGGSRRALLEVIDEAASIGGLKRSLEDAQNEYYAKRSTIRALNTKLADQPEAERRLEDIDRKLEAFTELHHADALKKHQIAARQQQQLESTREHLRSLADDIQQFAEGVQALDWEDDLFHAEIDKDALAWRDDATLVIESAKSSLSKVSEQVLASSESLEHSPLLSSWIGRLQIAASGYAAFKEALAANGVTDPDHFGNLVEERESVVEELKQHKDNQEKHNTLTEESEKIFLSVSSSRKAITKARQSFLQEHLTGNNFVDITVVPYGDDPRTIEIDIRSLLGLEDQLFQQDILQFEDGKSPAGLAYEIASSVDKEAALQRAKERLKVIDGFGGHFRNHLQKKTETQKDWLDRLRCWFPEDDLRISYSRSGDGKSFTSIEQGSPGQRAAALMAFLLAFGDEPLILDQPEDDLDNHLIYELVVQQIKKNKLRRQLIIVTHNANIVVNGDAEIVNALEFNGQCYVKRKGALQEQEVRTEVCHIMEGGPDAFKKRWARLGRSL; encoded by the coding sequence GTGTCAAATCCTTGGCCATATCCAGGTTCCAGATGGTGGAAGTTCGATTTTCACACGCATACGCCTGCGTCCCTGGATACGCGCGCTTGGCAGTTAGCTGTAGACACGCCTGATGAGGTGACACCCGAAAAATGGCTCTTGAGATATATGGCCGCGGAAGTCGATTGCGTAGCCATTACTGACCATAATTCGGGCGCATGGATTGATCAGTTAAAGAATGCTTATTCGAGCATGAAAACTCACAATGAAGCGGGCAGCGGCCCCACGGGGTTTCGACCGCTGCATATCTTTCCGGGTGTTGAGCTTTCAGTGCAAGGCGGCTTCCACTTATTGGCCATCTTCTCCCCAAAAGCCTCAACTAGCGATATTGATAGCCTCCTCGGGAGCGTTGGCTACGGGGGGACGAAAGGTGATAGCGACGCTGTAACTTCAAAAGGGGCAGCCGAAGTCATACAGTTGGTTTTGGATGCTGACGGAATTGTTATTCCTGCGCATGCCGACGAAATTTCAGGCTTGCTCGCAGTGATTGAAGGGACGAAAAAATCTGCATTGGCAGCGGGCACTCTGAAACAGATACTAGAAATTGACGATATTTTGGCAATGGAGTGGCGAGATGATGGGTCCCCGCTTCCATCTGAATACGACCGATCTAAGCGCTCATGGGCACGAGTGATTGGTAGCGATTGCCATAACTTCAAAGGCACGATCGTTCCTGGCTACCGCTTTACGTGGATCAAAATGGCGACGCCAACGCTTGAGGGATTGAGGCTCGCTTTACTCGATGGCAACGACACGTCGGTACGTAGAAGCTATGAGCCGGGACCATTTCATCCCTTTGACACCCCTCAGAACTTCATCACTCGTATTGAAATAATCAATGCGCGATATATGGGGAACAAGAAGGGCGGGGAGGAAATACTGCTGACCCCCTTCTATAACGCAATAATAGGCGGAAGAGGAACGGGGAAGTCCACAGTGATCCATGCCGTTCGGATTGCATACAACAGGGATAGTGAGCTCGATAAGCTTCCGTTGGAATCCGAGCCCAGGAAGCAATTCACGCAATTCAAGAAAGAGCCTAAAGATCGCAACGGGGACGGCGCGCTGCGTAGCGACACAGAAATAAATATCGAAATGCTCCGAGAGGGAATACCGCATCGTTTGTCGTGGTCAGCTACAACAAAGAAAACGACAGTATTTGCGCGCTCCGTATCTGGCGTTTGGGAAGCAACGTCAAGTCAAGCTTTAGGGGCTGATCGTTTTCCCATACGACTCTATTCCCAAGGGCAGATAGCCGCTATGGCCGGCGGCAGTCGCCGAGCCCTACTTGAGGTAATAGACGAGGCCGCGTCGATTGGCGGATTGAAACGTTCGTTAGAGGATGCTCAAAACGAATACTACGCAAAACGCTCGACCATCCGGGCTCTTAATACCAAGCTGGCTGACCAACCCGAAGCAGAGCGCCGCCTAGAAGACATTGATAGGAAGCTTGAAGCGTTCACAGAGTTGCATCATGCGGATGCTCTCAAGAAGCATCAAATTGCGGCTCGCCAGCAGCAGCAATTGGAGAGCACACGCGAGCATCTAAGGTCTCTGGCAGATGATATTCAGCAGTTCGCTGAGGGCGTGCAGGCTCTGGACTGGGAGGACGATCTATTTCATGCGGAGATAGATAAAGACGCGTTAGCTTGGCGGGACGACGCTACGCTCGTCATCGAGAGCGCCAAATCCTCTCTGTCAAAGGTGTCTGAACAGGTATTAGCCAGTTCAGAAAGTCTCGAACATTCTCCGTTGCTCAGTAGTTGGATTGGCAGGCTGCAAATAGCTGCATCAGGTTATGCCGCCTTTAAAGAGGCGCTTGCGGCAAACGGGGTTACCGATCCAGATCACTTCGGCAATCTCGTTGAGGAGAGGGAAAGTGTTGTGGAGGAACTGAAGCAACATAAAGATAATCAAGAAAAACATAACACGCTAACTGAAGAAAGTGAGAAGATATTTTTAAGCGTGTCTAGTTCGCGCAAGGCCATTACGAAGGCTCGCCAGTCGTTTCTACAAGAGCATTTGACTGGAAATAATTTCGTGGATATCACGGTAGTACCCTACGGCGATGATCCGCGAACTATCGAAATCGACATTCGATCTCTATTGGGCCTAGAAGACCAGCTATTTCAGCAGGACATTCTTCAATTCGAAGACGGAAAATCCCCTGCTGGCCTTGCGTATGAAATAGCGTCTTCGGTTGACAAAGAGGCTGCGCTACAGCGAGCGAAAGAGCGACTGAAGGTCATTGATGGCTTTGGCGGACATTTTCGGAACCATCTCCAGAAAAAAACTGAGACGCAGAAAGATTGGTTAGACCGCCTCCGTTGCTGGTTTCCAGAGGATGACTTACGCATTAGTTATAGCCGCTCGGGCGATGGGAAATCCTTCACGTCGATTGAGCAAGGCTCACCAGGTCAGCGTGCAGCAGCACTGATGGCGTTTCTTTTAGCCTTCGGGGACGAGCCGCTAATCCTGGATCAGCCGGAGGATGATCTTGATAACCATCTAATCTACGAGCTTGTGGTTCAGCAGATAAAAAAGAACAAGCTTCGTCGTCAGCTGATAATAGTTACTCACAATGCCAATATTGTTGTAAATGGCGACGCGGAGATTGTGAACGCTTTGGAGTTTAATGGTCAGTGCTATGTAAAGCGAAAAGGAGCATTGCAAGAACAAGAGGTTCGGACAGAGGTTTGTCACATTATGGAAGGTGGGCCCGATGCCTTTAAGAAGCGCTGGGCTCGCCTAGGCCGCTCTCTGTAA